From a single Miscanthus floridulus cultivar M001 chromosome 8, ASM1932011v1, whole genome shotgun sequence genomic region:
- the LOC136471975 gene encoding NAC domain-containing protein 21/22-like, producing the protein MSSSISMMEARMPPGFRFHPRDDELVLDYLLHKLSGHGHRGGAAIVDVDLNKCEPWDLPESACVGAKEWYFFNLRDRKYATGQRTNRATPSGYWKATGKDRAIVAGGGNDASAAVVGMRKTLVFYRGRAPKGRKTEWVMHEFRLHPHTAPCLPAAATKEDWVLCRVFYKSRTTTPRPASEDAQDGTPSAWPELLAALPLAPLADTYTNYGAAPKVSEQVSCFSGLPALPFKRPVSLEDLLAFDTSEKESIRTVMSSVSNNSTSSVLELTPNCNWNQENGMLQMWHPLGI; encoded by the exons ATGAGCTCGTCGATCAGCATGATGGAGGCAAGAATGCCTCCGGGGTTCAGGTTCCACCCCAGGGACGACGAGCTCGTGCTGGACTACCtcctccacaagctctccggccATGGCCAtcgcggcggcgctgccatcgTCGACGTCGACCTCAACAAGTGCGAGCCATGGGACCTTCCAG AATCTGCGTGCGTGGGTGCGAAGGAGTGGTACTTCTTCAACCTGCGCGATCGCAAGTACGCGACGGGGCAGCGCACCAACCGCGCCACGCCCTCCGGCTACTGGAAGGCCACCGGCAAGGACCGCGCCATCGTCGCCGGCGGTGGCAACGATGCGTCGGCGGCAGTGGTGGGGATGCGCAAGACGCTGGTGTTCTACCGGGGCCGAGCGCCCAAGGGGAGGAAGacggagtgggtcatgcacgagtTCCGCCTCCACCCACACACCGCGCCGTGCCTACCAGCTGCGGCAACGAAG GAGGACTGGGTGCTATGCAGGGTGTTCTACAAGAGCAGAACAACCACCCCAAGGCCAGCTTCTGAAGATGCCCAGGACGGCACCCCATCGGCTTGGCCAGAACTGCTGGCTGCCCTGCCGCTTGCACCCCTCGCTGACACCTACACCAACTACGGTGCTGCACCAAAGGTTTCAGAGCAGGTGTCCTGCTTCTCCGGTCTGCCGGCACTGCCGTTCAAGAGACCAGTGAGCCTTGAGGACCTTTTGGCGTTCGACACCTCCGAGAAGGAATCCATCAGGACAGTGATGAGCAGTGTCTCAAACAACAGTACTAGTTCAGTACTGGAGCTGACTCCAAATTGCAACTGGAACCAGGAAAATGGCATGTTACAGATGTGGCACCCCCTTGGGATATGA